In Bacillota bacterium, the genomic window CTTGGTTTATGCTTCACAGAATCCGCAAGGCCATGAAGGACCGAGATTCGCAATATCTTCTTGCCGGTGTAGTTGAACTGGATGATGCTTACTTCGGTGCACCGGAAGAAGGCAGTAAGCGAGGAAGAGGAACCAGTAAAGCCACGGTAATGGTAGGCTTGTCGCTCAATGATGCAAAATGGAGGTAGTTAATGATCTAAAAAAAGAGACTATTGCTGAGTTTGTCCATTCAAACATCAAAAGCGGGTCAACCATTTCAAGTGATGCATATCGTTCATACCTAGACCTTCAAAAACAAGGTTATAAGTTGGAAGTAAAAGCATTCAATCCAAAAGAAGATTCAGAACACTTGAAATGGCTACATACCATTGTTTCAAATGCAAAAGCTTTTATAATAGGTACATTCCATGGCCTTGACAAAAAGCATTTGCAACGGTACCTGGATGAATTCTGCTACAGGTTTAACCGTAGGTTTTTTGAGAGTGAGTTATTTAACCGTATAGTTAATAACTGCATCACCTCGCAAAAAATTAAGTTTACTGAGCTAACGAAATAATCATAAAGTATTATATTGCATTTATCCAGGTTCTTACCAAGGATTATGTAATAAGAAAAGATAAGATGTGTTTGACATTACCTGCAAAACAAAAGAGGTGATGGTATGTTTATAAATTTAGACAGGGAAGGTACTGTAAAAAGGTTGCAGTACCTGCTAAAGCAGGCAGATGATGATGAGAATACATCGGGAATTCTCATTCTTGCTTGTGATGCCAACAGTTTTACCCCTGAAATGGTTGATGAGGTTTTAAAACAATGTAAAAAACCATTATTTGGAGGAATTTTTTCTCGGATTTTATTTAACAAAGAAATACTCGAGAAGGGGACCATTGTTGCTGGTATCAGTCAACCTGTAAGTACTGCGGTGATTAGAGGTGTCAGTGACATGTCTACTGATTTAGATGCAATCATAGAACAAACTTTTGAATGGCAATCTCTTGAAGATAAAACGATGTTTGTCTTTGTGGATGGACTTAGCCAACATATCTCTGCTCTAATTGAGAGCATGTTTAATTGTTGGGGGCTTCTCCCGAATTATATTGGTGGTGGTGCCGGTTCACTGACATTTGAAAGGAAGCCCTGTGTTTTTACCGAGGAAGGATTATTAGGAGATGCGGCAGTTTTTGCCTTGGCAGATATAAAAAGTGGGGTAGGGGTTGCTCATGGATGGAAGCCTGTGGCAGGTCCACTGAAAGTA contains:
- a CDS encoding FIST C-terminal domain-containing protein, with the protein product MFINLDREGTVKRLQYLLKQADDDENTSGILILACDANSFTPEMVDEVLKQCKKPLFGGIFSRILFNKEILEKGTIVAGISQPVSTAVIRGVSDMSTDLDAIIEQTFEWQSLEDKTMFVFVDGLSQHISALIESMFNCWGLLPNYIGGGAGSLTFERKPCVFTEEGLLGDAAVFALADIKSGVGVAHGWKPVAGPLKVTEADRNTIISLNCRPAFEVYRETVEKISGESFDNTNFFQLAKGFPFGIIKMAEEMVVRDPIALDGSRLICVGEVPLNSFVYILKGDKDSLITGAAKARQLAEASYWKTLNEKKEKPLTTFFMDCVSRVLFLQSDFNEELEAVYAGYPLLGALTIGEIANTGKDYLEFYNKTSVIGLLED